ACGATGGAAACGGAGATCTTTGACCATTCCGCGCTTTCGATCCATTTGATAGGCGCATAGGGGCCGCCAGGAAGCGGCCACGTGAGTCCGGACCAGATCCAATTCAGCAAACCGTTCTGTGTACTGAAGAGCAATGAGAAGACGATGGCAATGACAACCATGGGCGTAATACAAGGGACGAAGATCGCCATGCGAAACAGACCCAGTCCACGAAGGCGCGTGTTATTGAGGATGTTGGCAAAGAGAAAAGCGAAGATGAACATGGGCGGGATATAAATCGCGCCCATGACGAGGGTATTCCAGAGGGAAGTGAAGAATTCTTCGTCCTGATAAAGGGATATGAAGTTTTCGAAGCCTACGTGTAAGGGGGGGGTAAGTCCGTCAAACTTGGTGAAACTGAGGTAGAGTGAATAGAGAAGCGGATAGAAGCCGAAGACCGCAAACAAAACGAAGAACGGCGATATAAACAGGTAGAAGTGACGGTTTT
Above is a window of Candidatus Hydrogenedentota bacterium DNA encoding:
- a CDS encoding sugar ABC transporter permease — translated: MAAINRNALSHRIWQNRHFYLFISPFFVLFAVFGFYPLLYSLYLSFTKFDGLTPPLHVGFENFISLYQDEEFFTSLWNTLVMGAIYIPPMFIFAFLFANILNNTRLRGLGLFRMAIFVPCITPMVVIAIVFSLLFSTQNGLLNWIWSGLTWPLPGGPYAPIKWIESAEWSKISVSIVLVWRWTGYNMVLMLAGLQGIPKDYYEAATIDGATRWQQMYSITMPLMRPTFVFCTIMSIIGTTYMFEEVFVMTLGGPGTSSTNFGVFLFNTAFTDFRFGYASCAAYVVAVMVFILSLIVLRWRRLDA